The following is a genomic window from Niabella soli DSM 19437.
GTGGATCTTATTGCTGCAAACGTTGATATCTATCTGTGCAGGCTATGTGTTGCCGTTGCTGTGGAGCATGTTTGCAGATATTGTGGATTACAACGAGCTAAGAACGAATCGCAGAACGGCAGGTTTAATTTTTTCTTCCTCCTCCATGTCGCAGAAGCTGGGGTGGGCAGTAGGTTCGGCACTGACCGGTTGGCTGCTTTTCCTGTTTGGGTATGATAAAGGCCTCGCAGAGCAAACAATGCATACGGTTCTGGGCGAGCGGATGATGATCAGCCTGTTGCCCGCTGTTTGTTGTGTTATGGCTTTTATAAGCATGCTCTTTTATCCGCTCAGCGAGAAAAAAGTGAAGGAAATTGCCGCGCAGTTGAAAGAGCGCCACGCAGCACATGCGCCGGAAGCAAGTTAATAACGGCCCGAAATTAAGCTGATGCCAGATTGATTATTGCAGTTGCTTTTTTTAAAGCTTACTTCCAATCAATATCTGAAATCAGCGGGTAATGACCCGCGATGCTTTTTTCTGCAACCGTTGCCTGTAATACTTTAAATTTTTTATCAGGCAAACATACGTCGATACGTAGAATCGGTGTAAACCTGTCGTAAGTATAAGTGGCACCAATACCCCAGCCGCCTTTTATGAAAGCGTCCTGAAGATTTTCTCCTTTTAAGTATTCGCAGTTGTACGAAGTGGACAATCCATTCATGTCCCCGCAAAAAATAAAAGGATAGGGACTCTTGTCCATTTCCTGGCGTATAATTGCGGCTTCCTTTTGGTGGATTTCTTCTATTGACGGATAGGCTTCTGTTATATATTTAAACCGGTTGTATACCCGTTGTTTGAGCCTTCTGTCTCTGTAATCAGAATTAAAATACAGGTAACGTGATTGCCAGCGCGCGGTATACAGGCGCAGGGGCTTGTTTTGCCACTTAACATCTACAAAACCAACCTTTCCCCTGTAATGTTGGAATTCAGAAACATTTTCTGGTGTCGCCACGGTTGCCGCACTCCCACTACTGTCTATAGGCAGCCTGGAATAGATGGCCGCACTGCGGGTGTAGGAATGTTCTTTTCCATTAGCCATGTACGTATCGTAAAAGCTCCGGTGGTAAGGGTAACCGAGAGAATCCATTATTTTTATTACAGAAAGACGTTGCCCGTCCTGCAACGTTACACTGTCGTAATGCAGTTGCATACACACTATATCCGGATGGTACTCCGTTATCCCTTCGATTGTTCTCCGGATAGCAAGATCGGCCTGTTTGATTGAATCGGCAAATTCCCTCACATTCCAGGTCATAATCCTTAAAGCAGCAGTATTTTTTTTCATTTGCCATTGTTGCGGATGAAAGGCAAAGGTCAAACCAATGTTTTTGCAGGCAGGCAACAATAGCAGCAGTAGCCACCAAATTCTTTTTTTGTTCCTGTTTTGCTCAGGCTTGGGTTGGGTTGTTGCTCCTTCCTGCACAGGTTCGGCGGCTCCGGCCTCATCGGCTGCTGTAGCTTCTTTATCTTTTTGCCGCCGGTAGTAGAGATAAATATTGATTAAAATAACAGCGAAAGCAAGCACAAATAAATAGGGAAAGCCCAACACAAAATAAATAGCATAAGAAAACCGGGAGGAGGGCAGGTAGGTGGTAAGGCAGGCGATCAGGTAAAGCAGCATCACAACAACGGAAAATAGCTGCCACAATGTTTTAATGATTTTTTTCACTGATAGGTACTATTAAGAGTTAATAATGGAGTCAATATTAGTAAAGATAACATCAAGTCTGATGCAAAGTATAAAAAAGCAAATTTAATTAGAATAACCACGCTATTAATTATAGGAGCGGACTGTTATCCCTGCTTAAAAGCCGGATTGTGCAGGTGGCCCTGCGGAGTCTTTTGCCTTTGTTGGTGTTACGCCTGGCCCATGGCGGTGGTTATCACCAGCAAGTCAGGTTATGCCGTTGGTGTTTTGCCCGCTCACTTGCCTGGCGCAATACCAATAACAGGGATAGTTATTTTGTTATTGTATTAACAAGGTCCGTCAACGACATTTCTTCTAATACCGTTCTGCCTGCGTTTGAACCCTTGGTTTCCCATTTTATAAGCCGGATGTGGCCGTCTGCAATTTCAATGCCTGTAATATCGCCATCAGAAAAACAACAACAGCCCGAATTAAAGTAGGTGGGAAGAATTTTGCTATAATCCAGCACCAGAGCGTCAAACCGTTTCTGATAGGGCGTCGTTTCCTTTCTTATTTTATCAAGGGTAGCCGCATCCGCCCCCGCTTTGGCGATGGCCATCTGGCGATACAACCGTTCAATATGCGTCAGCGATTCAAAAACGGGTTGATGGGTATGACCGGTGATTAATACAATACGTTTTTGATCAGACGACCATTCATACATGATTTCATTATGCAATGTTTTCTTATAGTCGTTGTTTGAGGGTTCATTGGGATTGATCTGAAGGTAAGATTGCAGCGGCCCCCATATTTTAGAAATAAAGAACTTGGTGAACCAGTTCCCATCGCTGTTGGCATCACCCTGGTGGCCATGGGTGCAAAAGATGCGCAGCTCTTTACCGTCGAGGTGCGTGTGCAGCAGCACTCCTTGGTAGGCTTTTATTTTTGAGCCAAAAACGGCTTCCAGTTCCAATCCTGCCAGGGGGTCGTTGCCCCAATAAAGATCATGGTTGCCGATAACTTTTATAAAAGCATTTCGTTGCACAAAAGCCTTTTCTGCTTCAAATTGTTCCTGGTTCCATTTTTTAACTTTGGAAAGGCTATTCTCCCATAACTCTTCACAATCGCCAAGGTTGATGAAGGTAAAGCCCTTTTGGTTATAGTAGTGCAGGGCGGCAACATAGGCAGGAGCCGCCAGCATAAAATCATCTGCCCCATCACGGGCGCCTTTGTGTTGATCGGAGAAAATAATATACTTAGCTGCCTGGGCATCAAAATCAATCAGCGGCCCCAATTTACCCGGGTCCTCCAGTATATGATTGAATAATTTGGTAAGCGCATCAAAGACCCTGTTCTTATCCGGATCAGAATCAAATTTTTTGGCTCCCCATAGAATGGGTTTTAATAAAAGAAACCTGAAGATACGGCGCATGGCAAGGCGCGTTACATACCGGGATAAACGGGCCCGTACCGGAGTTTTTTTGCACGGCGGTAAGAACCTTTTTCCGGATAGTTAATGTCATGAGCAGTTTCGTATCCTTCGTTAGCTGTATCCAATAACCGTCTCATGGCATTTCTCCTGCGTACTTCACATACGGCACCTGTGATTGCAGATGCAGCAACTCCCAAAAGCACAAATCCTATTAAACGATACGATTTTTTCATCACTCAAAATTTATTCTTTCTTATGCGTAAGATATGAAATAAATGGCAAAAGTTGCATTGTTTTTATCCTCTCAGTACAAATGAGTGTTAGCAACAACAGCCTTTCAATAACATGCAAAAATATTTATGATTTTTTTTCTGCGGCTATAAAT
Proteins encoded in this region:
- a CDS encoding endonuclease/exonuclease/phosphatase family protein, which produces MKKIIKTLWQLFSVVVMLLYLIACLTTYLPSSRFSYAIYFVLGFPYLFVLAFAVILINIYLYYRRQKDKEATAADEAGAAEPVQEGATTQPKPEQNRNKKRIWWLLLLLLPACKNIGLTFAFHPQQWQMKKNTAALRIMTWNVREFADSIKQADLAIRRTIEGITEYHPDIVCMQLHYDSVTLQDGQRLSVIKIMDSLGYPYHRSFYDTYMANGKEHSYTRSAAIYSRLPIDSSGSAATVATPENVSEFQHYRGKVGFVDVKWQNKPLRLYTARWQSRYLYFNSDYRDRRLKQRVYNRFKYITEAYPSIEEIHQKEAAIIRQEMDKSPYPFIFCGDMNGLSTSYNCEYLKGENLQDAFIKGGWGIGATYTYDRFTPILRIDVCLPDKKFKVLQATVAEKSIAGHYPLISDIDWK
- a CDS encoding metallophosphoesterase; this encodes MRRIFRFLLLKPILWGAKKFDSDPDKNRVFDALTKLFNHILEDPGKLGPLIDFDAQAAKYIIFSDQHKGARDGADDFMLAAPAYVAALHYYNQKGFTFINLGDCEELWENSLSKVKKWNQEQFEAEKAFVQRNAFIKVIGNHDLYWGNDPLAGLELEAVFGSKIKAYQGVLLHTHLDGKELRIFCTHGHQGDANSDGNWFTKFFISKIWGPLQSYLQINPNEPSNNDYKKTLHNEIMYEWSSDQKRIVLITGHTHQPVFESLTHIERLYRQMAIAKAGADAATLDKIRKETTPYQKRFDALVLDYSKILPTYFNSGCCCFSDGDITGIEIADGHIRLIKWETKGSNAGRTVLEEMSLTDLVNTITK